GGAAATTGATCGTGATGGTGATGAAGGAGCCGTACGCGAGCACCGACCCGAGCTTGCGCGCCTCTTCCAAACCAATATTCGGATTGGCTTCAACCGCCTCGCGGACCTTCGCGCCGAGTGGGATGTACCGGTTCGTAAAATCGACTTCGCCCGCCATGCCGACAACGGGCATGATCATGTCCTTGATCAACGAATTGACAATGCTCCCGAACGCGGCGCCGATGATCACCCCGACCGCCAGATCGAGCATGTTGCCCTTCAGGGCAAATTCGCGAAATTCTTTGA
The DNA window shown above is from Phycisphaeraceae bacterium and carries:
- the mscL gene encoding large conductance mechanosensitive channel protein MscL, which produces MGLIKEFREFALKGNMLDLAVGVIIGAAFGSIVNSLIKDMIMPVVGMAGEVDFTNRYIPLGAKVREAVEANPNIGLEEARKLGSVLAYGSFITITINFLILALCIFLVVKAFNSARRRFEAEKPPAPPPGPTNEEKLLTEIRDLLARR